In Paenibacillus guangzhouensis, a single window of DNA contains:
- a CDS encoding methyl-accepting chemotaxis protein, whose protein sequence is MLSVKNIIQRKLDHLSLHEQDMVRRNSVVFAALVFIAFMALSGGLITGLSSSGILVPVIIQVLLAVVFGYLHFTSRWIPQLRYLAVGGSILTNAIVVTTTDAISNNLSIYLMLVLTVIYMDLKLILTSIVVGLGMTIYVFYGHSLSEEMHMLAPGFIIYYVIISGLLFALLRVSNHMSRGEARAKQETDELLHQQKEQKESLIGNVREVRSHMAMISAASDENMTSFGEMSVAFQEISKGSMEQVDATLAINQELQGMNELVREMTASLQTLTGTTKHSAELSNEGSVKMDSLSHTMQDFKDVIDTIAQEISQLVVRLEETNRFSTTIQEIANQTNLLSLNASIEAARAGEQGRGFAVVAGEIRKLAELTTSAAVQISQQLQVFFKQSEQMLSSMNRAAEQMGRSQSVTEEMKDTFTSIAASITQLNQLSDDYAVVMDKVNNSSDRITDSTAQLSSISEQSSATLQQLSASIDTLLGNNKLGLDRMKDAERELGKIVS, encoded by the coding sequence ATGTTAAGCGTTAAAAATATCATACAGCGGAAATTAGATCACCTGTCCTTGCACGAGCAGGATATGGTTCGCCGTAATTCGGTCGTGTTCGCTGCGCTCGTATTTATTGCCTTTATGGCCTTAAGCGGTGGATTGATTACCGGGCTAAGCTCGAGTGGCATTTTGGTTCCGGTGATCATTCAAGTGCTACTTGCGGTCGTGTTCGGGTATTTGCATTTTACGAGTCGATGGATTCCGCAATTGCGTTATCTGGCGGTGGGTGGATCGATCCTCACGAATGCGATTGTCGTTACGACGACAGATGCGATCTCGAATAATCTATCGATCTATCTCATGCTGGTGCTCACCGTGATCTACATGGATCTAAAGCTGATCTTAACCAGTATTGTCGTGGGACTTGGGATGACGATTTACGTCTTCTATGGACACTCGCTATCGGAAGAGATGCATATGCTTGCGCCAGGATTCATCATCTACTACGTGATTATTTCGGGTCTTCTCTTCGCGCTGCTGCGGGTGTCGAATCATATGTCGCGCGGCGAAGCGCGTGCGAAGCAGGAGACGGATGAGCTGCTGCATCAGCAGAAGGAGCAGAAGGAGTCGCTGATCGGCAATGTGCGAGAGGTTCGCTCCCATATGGCGATGATCTCGGCGGCAAGCGATGAGAATATGACTTCGTTCGGAGAGATGAGCGTTGCTTTCCAAGAGATTTCCAAAGGCTCCATGGAACAAGTCGATGCGACACTCGCGATTAACCAAGAGCTGCAAGGGATGAACGAACTTGTTCGTGAGATGACGGCATCGCTTCAGACCTTGACGGGGACGACGAAACATTCGGCCGAGTTATCGAATGAAGGCTCGGTAAAGATGGACTCGCTCTCGCATACGATGCAAGATTTCAAGGACGTGATCGATACGATCGCACAGGAAATCTCGCAACTCGTAGTACGTCTTGAAGAGACGAATCGCTTCAGTACGACGATCCAAGAGATTGCGAACCAGACGAATTTACTCTCACTGAATGCGAGTATTGAAGCAGCGCGCGCAGGAGAGCAGGGACGAGGTTTTGCCGTCGTTGCAGGGGAGATTCGCAAATTGGCTGAGCTGACGACGTCGGCGGCCGTGCAGATCTCGCAGCAGTTGCAAGTTTTCTTCAAGCAATCGGAGCAGATGTTATCTAGCATGAACCGCGCTGCCGAGCAGATGGGAAGAAGCCAATCCGTAACGGAAGAGATGAAGGATACGTTCACGTCGATCGCCGCTTCCATTACGCAATTGAATCAGTTATCGGATGACTATGCCGTCGTGATGGATAAGGTCAACAACTCTTCGGATCGGATCACCGATTCGACCGCGCAGCTGTCTTCAATCAGTGAGCAGTCTTCTGCGACGCTGCAGCAGCTGTCAGCATCGATCGATACGCTGCTCGGGAATAACAAGTTAGGGCTAGATCGGATGAAGGATGCGGAGCGAGAGCTGGGTAAGATCGTATCATAA
- a CDS encoding DinB family protein, with protein sequence MITKPQTTEYGEHFSTYVRLVPEGDIREMLTAQLQATTDLFANLSDEQGNFRYAEGKWTVKEVLGHIADTERVMAYRLLTVARGDKTPLPGFDENVFVEGANFAAMPMSELIEDYQAVRRATLTLLRGLTDEALLRMGISNQLTISARALVHIIVGHELHHLNVLKEKYGIQ encoded by the coding sequence ATGATAACGAAACCGCAGACGACGGAGTATGGAGAACATTTTTCAACCTATGTACGCTTGGTCCCAGAAGGGGATATTCGCGAGATGCTGACCGCGCAGCTGCAGGCGACGACGGATTTGTTCGCGAATCTATCAGACGAGCAAGGGAACTTCCGGTACGCAGAAGGCAAATGGACGGTGAAGGAAGTGCTCGGGCACATCGCGGATACGGAGCGCGTCATGGCGTATCGCTTACTGACCGTCGCGAGAGGGGATAAGACCCCGCTGCCGGGATTTGATGAGAACGTGTTCGTCGAAGGCGCGAACTTTGCTGCGATGCCGATGTCCGAGTTGATCGAGGACTACCAGGCTGTCCGCCGTGCGACGTTGACGCTGCTGCGCGGACTTACTGACGAAGCGTTGCTGAGAATGGGGATTTCCAATCAATTGACCATCTCCGCACGAGCGTTGGTACACATCATCGTTGGGCACGAATTGCATCATCTGAACGTGTTGAAGGAGAAATACGGGATTCAATAA
- a CDS encoding Ntn hydrolase family protein — translation MSFLSTVVTENYLTVMADRRATQLLPDGSYGDILDEDANKIIEVSKYSFLSFVGAVETAQSFMQVTKFEETIFTRRGIINEAKLQAWHLENQEILQQVPSSFQLIFGGLTTRDTYKVYSLDSKEGSLSFIEREVGKLNYTLYPSSFFKKEELAAEWFEDLVNSSTINSLEDMIRIQALLNDKIAAHDRSVNTKKTIFTINF, via the coding sequence ATGAGTTTTTTATCTACAGTGGTAACAGAAAATTATCTTACAGTTATGGCAGATCGAAGAGCAACACAACTTCTTCCTGATGGATCTTACGGAGATATTCTTGATGAAGATGCTAATAAAATAATTGAAGTGTCTAAATATTCATTTCTCTCTTTTGTAGGTGCCGTTGAGACTGCTCAATCATTTATGCAAGTCACTAAATTTGAAGAAACAATTTTTACTAGACGTGGAATTATTAATGAAGCCAAGTTACAAGCTTGGCATTTAGAGAACCAGGAAATACTTCAACAAGTACCAAGCTCATTCCAACTCATCTTTGGTGGCTTAACTACGCGCGATACGTACAAGGTATATTCCTTAGATAGCAAGGAGGGATCACTTAGTTTCATTGAAAGGGAAGTTGGGAAACTCAATTACACGTTATACCCAAGTTCTTTCTTCAAGAAAGAAGAACTAGCCGCTGAATGGTTTGAGGATCTAGTCAATAGTAGCACTATAAATTCACTAGAGGATATGATACGAATACAAGCATTACTTAATGATAAAATTGCTGCTCATGACAGATCAGTAAACACAAAAAAAACAATATTTACTATTAACTTTTAG